The following proteins are encoded in a genomic region of Alosa alosa isolate M-15738 ecotype Scorff River chromosome 10, AALO_Geno_1.1, whole genome shotgun sequence:
- the LOC125302168 gene encoding caveolin-3-like, producing MIQTKGMAPDCSDGHNEATESSLNRKIDLVNRDPKGLNEEAVRVDFEDVIAEPDGTRSLDGVWKASYSAFTVSKYWCYRLLSALLGVPLALLWGVLFATLSFGHVWLVGPCAHSCLVEWQCLGRVYGHGVRALCDPLCESVGRMFQSVRVVLRKEI from the exons ATGATCCAGACCAAAGGCATGGCCCCGGACTGCAGCGACGGCCACAATGAGGCCACCGAGAGCAGCCTCAACAGAAAGATTGACCTGGTCAACAGAGACCCCAAAGGCCTGAACGAGGAGGCAGTGAGG GTGGACTTTGAGGATGTCATTGCCGAGCCGGACGGGACCCGCAGCCTGGATGGCGTTTGGAAGGCCAGCTACAGCGCCTTCACCGTGTCCAAATACTGGTGCTACCGGCTGCTGTCGGCACTCCTGGGCGTGCCCCTGGCACTGCTGTGGGGCGTGCTCTTTGCCACGCTGTCGTTCGGCCACGTGTGGCTGGTGGGTCCCTGCGCCCACAGCTGCCTCGTAGAGTGGCAGTGCCTGGGCCGAGTGTACGGGCATGGGGTGCGCGCGCTCTGTGACCCCCTGTGTGAGTCCGTGGGCAGGATGTTCCAGAGCGTGCGAGTGGTCCTGAGGAAAGAGATATGA